In Enterobacter sp. 638, a single window of DNA contains:
- a CDS encoding dihydrodipicolinate synthase family protein has translation MQQTVQFSGIIPPVSTIFSADGQFDKHGTAALIDDMISAGVDGLFFLGSGGEFSQLNAEERKAIARFTIDHVNRRVPVLIGTGGTNARETIELSQHAQQAGADGIVVINPYYWKVSEQNLIHYFQQVADSVTLPVILYNFPALTGQDLSPTLVKTLADSRRNIVGIKDTIDSIAHLRSMILTVKPAHPHFSVLCGYDDHLFNTLLLGGDGAISASGNFAPQLSVKLRQAFRDGDLDQAAHYHQTLLQIPQIYQLDTPFVNVIKEAIVLCGRPVSTHVLPPAQPLDDARKTQLKSLLQQLKLC, from the coding sequence ATGCAGCAGACCGTGCAGTTTTCGGGGATTATTCCGCCTGTCTCCACCATCTTCTCCGCCGATGGGCAGTTTGATAAACACGGCACCGCCGCGCTCATCGATGACATGATTAGCGCAGGTGTTGATGGCCTGTTCTTTTTAGGCAGCGGGGGAGAGTTCTCGCAGCTAAACGCCGAAGAGCGTAAAGCGATAGCCCGTTTTACTATTGATCACGTCAATCGCCGTGTGCCCGTTCTGATCGGCACTGGTGGCACCAACGCCCGGGAAACCATTGAACTTAGCCAGCATGCTCAGCAAGCGGGGGCAGACGGAATCGTTGTCATTAATCCGTACTACTGGAAAGTATCCGAACAAAATCTGATTCACTATTTCCAGCAGGTGGCGGACAGCGTGACGCTGCCGGTGATCCTGTATAACTTCCCGGCGCTCACCGGCCAGGACCTGTCGCCGACGCTGGTGAAAACGCTGGCGGATTCTCGCCGCAATATCGTGGGTATCAAAGACACCATTGATTCCATTGCCCATCTGCGCAGTATGATCCTGACGGTGAAACCGGCTCACCCGCACTTCTCCGTGCTGTGCGGTTACGACGATCATCTGTTTAACACCCTGCTGTTGGGCGGCGATGGCGCGATATCGGCCAGCGGCAATTTTGCCCCGCAGCTCTCGGTGAAATTGCGTCAGGCGTTCCGCGATGGCGATCTGGATCAGGCTGCACATTACCACCAGACGCTGCTGCAAATTCCGCAGATTTATCAGCTGGACACACCGTTTGTGAACGTCATTAAAGAAGCGATTGTGCTGTGCGGACGTCCGGTTTCCACGCACGTATTACCGCCAGCCCAACCGCTGGATGACGCTCGCAAAACGCAGCTCAAATCGCTGTTACAACAGCTTAAGCTCTGCTG